The genomic DNA CAGTAACGTTATGCCAATgactattaaataatttcttaccAGATTTGAACACCCAAATTATGGCTGTATTAGAAGCTGCCGTCAAGTCAGCCCAGGTGTTTTGACACTTGATTACGTGATTTAAAAAGTGGATAAAATGTTGTTGAGGTTCCGTGCTAGAATACGACCTCTTCATTTTCTTCtttggatgtcgtatgaggcgactaagggacacatagccttgacagctgttaggcaacaacagcaacTCCAAGGATGGTTGACGACAGACaaaaaatcacagtcgaataTTCCCGGGCGTAACAGCTAATATATGCGATTATTGATAAACATGCGAATCTGGAGATACTCGTATGAAGAGATGATAGCGAGATTTCTATTCCGGTAGTGTACTTACCTACCGAGAGGTCAGTACACTACCCGAGTCAAATAAACGTCACGACAACcactttcttttttacaaatacctaTTAGTTAGCCTAAAAGTTTTCATGTGTTTTGCGataagtacatttaaaaaaaaagagataaaTACTTCAAGGTCAAAACTATCATAGTCAAGGAAGgtaatagtacctacctaggtcAAATGTGTGAtcgtaaaatgtatatttcatgTACAATGTAATGAGCTGTGACACGTAGATACCCTTTAAGTGCTTTTAATGTAAATCATTTTGTCAGGTTTACGCCTGTGcccataaatttaaaaattaagtaggcATGcctacatttaaaatttcaaataagatTCAAGCGGAGGTATTCTTATGTGTGACATGTGGTTCTCGGTCGAGAATATGGCCACTTCTTAttcttccgtggatgtcgtacgattCGATGACAGCTGCTAGAAACAACATAATTCCCAAAGATGGATGGCGAAAGGCAGGCGGTCGGTCATAAAAAAACCGGTTAAGTGCGAGTCGACTCGCGTGAAGAGttcatacaatttatagaattcttaTAGATTTTCCTGTACTAATCTACAAGCaatgaaatacattttgtattgttttcaaaCTAGCACCTTCAccgttattatttatttattctgcaCGGTGTTTGGGTCATAGGATTACACCATCTTCCCAAACTTCAAATTTCACCTGATTTGGTTCAGTAGATGCAAGAGGATTTGAGTCATTGCAACAACAAATCTGAGGAACGCGAgctatatatgtttttgtaacgTGTTTCAGATCATCATCGTCGTCATTTCATCATTAGCACATTTATCATTAACTATTTCAATACATACATGTGATATATGGATTTTACTATTACTGGGCGaatctattataattttttataaagacaAGCGaacaattcttaaaaatacataattttaatcaaattttaataactcttttatttttgttaatgttcattaaaatgtttacgtAGAATAAGAAAGtgtttattaatgttaataatatttttcagtggTCACAGGTAGTACAGATGGAATAGGCAAGGCGTACGCGCGACAggtatgttaaaatattctcaTATTTCATCTAAATCTTAAGTTATGGCTACATTCAGCCATTTGTATTACAAAACCAACGAGCGAATCCTAGAGTACCTATAATATGCTCTAACGATtgatactaaattaaaaaagtttgctAATACTTAATTAGTGAAACACGTTTTAattgcaaaatttatcaaaaaacacCTAATAATCAAGCACGAACTTTCCGCATTATCATTTGGCGCTGTATTtcaataacaatgaaaaaataaaacagatttatAGACTCCAGCCTCAAACCGGGGGCAGGAAGTGGCCGTACTATATCCTAGCTATCTTTACTACAGTGTGGCTCCAGGATATACCTACACAATCTCGGAATTCCCAtgtcaatgtatttttttcagttaGCAGCTGAAGggtgtaatataattttagtaagtCGCTCTTTGGATAAATTGAAAGCAGTCGCCGAGGAAATTggtaactatataaaattattattttttacattcattcgagttcttttttaataaaaaaataatttaattcatgaatattaatttcaatttgaaatttctatgcttttatttattaactaagaTACACAACAGGTAACCGTCAATTTGACACTGTGACTCAAAATCAAAAGAAGTTAACTTTACGATTAACGTTAACGAAGTCACACAAAAAGTATTGTCATGTAATTTGTCTGTATGTGTTTTGACCAAATTCTAACCATTTAATTGCAGAAAATGAATTCAAAGTCAAGACAAAGATCGTGCAATGCGACTTTACAGCGGAACATGATATATACGGCGAGATTTTCAGTGAAATATATGGTATGGAGATCGGTATACTTGTGAATAATGTTGGTGTATCCTATGATTATCCCGAATACTTCCTGGAAGTTCCAAATTGGTAAATCGTTTTTGTTAATACATCATGAACATTACTACCACCGCGATGGTTAGATCAGAAGGCCAatgtttgaatcctactcataCGCATGTCACGTGACCTAACTCAGGTATGGAAGTTTATCATCAACTACCACTTGTTATCGATGAAGAGAGAGATCTTGAGGAATTGTGTATCCTAactgataatttatcatgtagTATAGATGTAAAGGCATTCGCAAatcaactaatttattttgccaAGAATGTCATTGGTTTCATTCCAGGTAAGGATCACGACCATAAGACGAAAAATTGTAAggaaaatcatcatcatcatcttcaTCGTCTGAAAGTAGTCGATTCTTTTAGTGTTGCACCTATCCAGTCTTCATAAGCTATTTAatcagtttaaattttatgaaaaatcatGACACATTTTCTACAAAGTCGATCACTAAGACAAtcttttactttattaaatattttttaaatatgacttGACGTCATTCGGCGTTGccattataatacataataaagaCGATTATGATATTTTGATCAATTTGGAATAACTACAATAACttcttttgataaattatgtactaataatgcttttattgtttttaggtTAAACAAAATCAATGCTTTGATCAGAGTGAATTGTGTGGCTGTGGTGCGGTTGACTGGTTTGGTTCTCCCAGGCATGGTGAAGCGAGGCAAGGGGATTGTCATCAACGTTGGATCCAACACGTCCAAAATCCCTAGTCCATTGTTGACCGTCTATGCTGCTACAAAGGTATGTTTTATCCTAGATTTGAGTTTGgctcttaattaatttaccaCTTTAATGGTACCTAATGATGGTAATGGCGAATAGGAGTCCAGGACTCGTATTTCTACTTTTACTCCTCCACTTACTACTTTTAGTCACTGTCTCTGACATTCTTAGTTGTCaaaccattggcacgcataaaaaaatgttgtaataaaaaaaataacttaggTAATCTTTAATATCCTATCAGTATGTTTAGATATTCTTCTTGATTATGTGAtttgtgacgacctcggtggcgaagtggtaaagtgcttgcctctgaaccgagaggtcccgggttcgatccccggtcgggtcatgatggaaaaacgatccttttctgattggccccggccttggatgtttatctatatatgtatttgttacgaAGTATctcatgacacaagtctcgaactaactttggggctagctcaatctgtgtgatttgccctaatatatatatttttttctatcattTGGCTCTGCACTGATCTGCTCTGAAAGAATCATAACGTCATAGCCATAAGTGGCAACAAAAAGCCAccttttctttaatattatttcttatcatCATCGCAATTAGAATCAGATCAGTTCGTCACGCAGAAATCTGATGACTTTATCCGACTTTAATTTTTCACAGGCGTTCGTGGACAAATTCAGTATTGGACTAGCCCAAGAATACAACAAAGACGGCATCATTGTTCAATGCGTGTCTCCTGGGTACGTCGCCACAAACATGTCTGCCTTCCGATACACCAGCTTCTTTGTACCTTCACCGAAGAATTACGTAAACTCAGCTTTGAGCCTGGTTAATACTACCGTTTCCACTGACGGCTATTTCAGCCACTCCTTGATGACGTACGTTGTCAACTTCCTCAAGTGCACGTGCGAAGGCCTTGTCGTAAGCAAAGTCCGGCAGAAATTAGAAAAGTCCAGAAATGCTATCAAAAAGAGGATGGCTAAGCAGCAATGATTTTGTTGTCTTGTTATGTGCGCTGTGTAATTTTTATGGACGTGTATAGAGTAATAGTAAAATTGTGTTGTGGGGCACTTGTAATCTGTTTTGTACAATCCGCATCTCAAGCTATCCTACATAGAATTTTATGCTACAGCAATAGCGGGGATCACGCAACGATTTTGGATAGCTTGATGACGTGTAATttacatgtgtaaataaaaatgattaattgcatattttgattattatattataccccCATACAATAAACATACGAGCTTTCAGTATCTAGTAAACAAATCACCATAATAagataaatctaaatattatcGTCTtggtgtatttaaaaaaatattaagtaccaTTATTACATGGCATCTGATTTCCACCCTAGAttagaaccactccatatcctccagTGGATTTCGATCGAGGCGGCGTCAGGCGCACAGctgccggtcataaaatcagagcTGAATCGTCATAATTTAAAGGTTTGTTTTATTGCGTGCTCGAGAAGCTCAGTGTCAAGATTCGGGCTTAACACATAGAGAATTTGAGCACTCTATGAAGATGCATAGAGTGCTAACATTCTCTACGTGTATCAAAGAtttgtaaatagaaaatttgaGGATACTATTTCTAAGCCAAGTCAGTATTTGATTAACGGGCTAATAAtgcatttaatatataatataaatattgatcgtatgcataaatgtttttttattttatttagaaggattataacaaaaattatatggaGCTTGAAGTAAAATAACGTCGACATATTGCCATTTCTCAAATAATGCAGATTTAACTGAAGTAATAATGAAACCATGTGTGGACATACCTGGAATCTCCTTGATGCCCGGGGTGTCCACTAACGAGACATGAGGCGTCAATATACAGTAGATTTTGGCCACCAAACTTATTCTCCATCAAGCTTATCAACAATCAGTGGATAGTTCTAATGTCTAAAGCAATGAAAAAACCATCGAAACACTCGTTCTGAATA from Plodia interpunctella isolate USDA-ARS_2022_Savannah chromosome 21, ilPloInte3.2, whole genome shotgun sequence includes the following:
- the LOC128679342 gene encoding very-long-chain 3-oxoacyl-CoA reductase-like translates to MCEVTDHILLGLAILVLLYAVRQIYKVLYVFVLGPLFNKVDFKSYGEWAMVTGSTDGIGKAYARQLAAEGCNIILVSRSLDKLKAVAEEIENEFKVKTKIVQCDFTAEHDIYGEIFSEIYGMEIGILVNNVGVSYDYPEYFLEVPNWLNKINALIRVNCVAVVRLTGLVLPGMVKRGKGIVINVGSNTSKIPSPLLTVYAATKAFVDKFSIGLAQEYNKDGIIVQCVSPGYVATNMSAFRYTSFFVPSPKNYVNSALSLVNTTVSTDGYFSHSLMTYVVNFLKCTCEGLVVSKVRQKLEKSRNAIKKRMAKQQ